Proteins co-encoded in one Chroicocephalus ridibundus chromosome 6, bChrRid1.1, whole genome shotgun sequence genomic window:
- the ANXA7 gene encoding annexin A7 isoform X2 produces MSYPGYPPSGGYPAFPGYPPTGQESVYPPAGQYSYPAVPGGYPPGGAGAYPAAPPSAGYPGAAGYPAAGGYPAPGGYPGTPQAGGMPPYPGAPTGPGFGVPPAGPGFGGYPQPPAQSYAGGGPAQIPGYAGGQAPSPMPGPPAAMVQCTQGTIQAAPNFDAGRDAEILRKAMKGFGTDEQAIIDVVANRSNDQRQKIKAAFKTMYGKDLIKDLKSELSGNVEELILALFMPSTYYDAWSLRHAMKGAGTQERVLIEILCTRTNQEIREIVKCYKSEFGRDIEQDIRADTSGHFERLLISMCQGNRDENQTVDYQKAQEDAQRLYQAGEGRLGTDESCFNMVLASRSFPQLKATVEAYSRIANRDLLSSIDREFSGNVERGLKAILQCALNRPAFFAERLYYSMKGAGTDDSTLIRIIVTRSEIDLVQIKQMFTQMYQKTLATMIASDTSGDYRRLLLAIVGQ; encoded by the exons atgtCATACCCGGGTTATCCCCCTTCTGGTGGCTACCCTGCTTTCCCTGGTTATCCG CCGACAGGACAAGAGTCTGTCTATCCGCCAGCTGGTCAGTACTCCTATCCCGCTGTTCCTGGAGGATACCCTCCGGGAGGAGCAGGGGCCTACCCTGCAGCACCACCGAGTGCTGGATATCCAGGGGCAGCAGGATATCCTGCCGCAGGGGGATACCCTGCCCCTGGGGGCTACCCTGGAACTCCCCAGGCTGGAGGAATGCCACCATATCCTGGAG CTCCTACAGGCCCTGGGTTTGGTGTGCCTCCCGCTGGCCCTGGCTTTGGTGGCTACCCGCAGCCTCCTGCCCAAAGCTATGCTGGAGGTGGACCAGCACAAATTCCAG gaTATGCTGGTGGACAAGCACCGTCACCAATGCCTGGTCCG CCTGCAGCAATGGTTCAGTGTACCCAGGGCACAATTCAAGCTGCTCCAAACTTTGATGCTGGAAGGGATGCAGAAATTCTACGCAAAGCTATGAAAGGGTTTG GAACTGATGAGCAGGCTATCATTGATGTTGTTGCTAACCGCTCCAATGATCAGAGGCAAAAAATCAAGGCAGCTTTCAAGACTATGTATGGCAAG GATTTAATTAAAGATCTGAAGTCCGAGTTAAGTGGAAACGTGGAGGAATTGATTCTAGCGCTCTTCATGCCTAGCACCTACTACGATGCCTGGAGTTTACGTCATGCAATGAAG GGAGCAGGCACTCAGGAGAGAGTGCTGATTGAGATCCTGTGCACAAGGACAAACCAGGAAATACGAGAAATAGTGAAGTGCTATAAATCAGAATTTGGAAGGGACATCGAACAAGACATCAGAGCAGACACATCAGGACACTTTGAACGATTACTTATATCTATGTGCCAA GGTAATCGGGATGAGAATCAAACTGTGGATTATCAAAAAGCTCAAGAAGATGCTCAGCGTCTGTACCAAGCAGGTGAAGGAAGACTTGGGACTGATGAATCTTGCTTTAATATGGTTCTGGCAAGCAGAAGTTTTCCCCAGCTGAAAGCAACGGTTGAGGCATACTCCAGG ATTGCCAATCGTGATTTATTAAGCAGCATTGACCGAGAATTTTCTGGAAACGTGGAACGTGGTTTGAAGGCTATTT tGCAATGTGCTTTAAATCGCCCAGCCTTTTTTGCAGAAAGACTTTATTATTCTATGAAAGGAGCTGGCACAGACGATTCTACCCTCATCAGAATTATAGTCACTCGCAGCGAG ATTGACCTTGTGCAAATTAAACAGATGTTCACACAAATGTATCAGAAGACTTTGGCTACAATGATAGCAAGTGATACAAGCGGTGATTACAGGCGTTTGCTGCTGGCAATTGTTGGTCAATAG
- the ANXA7 gene encoding annexin A7 isoform X1, with the protein MSYPGYPPSGGYPAFPGYPPTGQESVYPPAGQYSYPAVPGGYPPGGAGAYPAAPPSAGYPGAAGYPAAGGYPAPGGYPGTPQAGGMPPYPGAPTGPGFGVPPAGPGFGGYPQPPAQSYAGGGPAQIPVGYAGGQAPSPMPGPPAAMVQCTQGTIQAAPNFDAGRDAEILRKAMKGFGTDEQAIIDVVANRSNDQRQKIKAAFKTMYGKDLIKDLKSELSGNVEELILALFMPSTYYDAWSLRHAMKGAGTQERVLIEILCTRTNQEIREIVKCYKSEFGRDIEQDIRADTSGHFERLLISMCQGNRDENQTVDYQKAQEDAQRLYQAGEGRLGTDESCFNMVLASRSFPQLKATVEAYSRIANRDLLSSIDREFSGNVERGLKAILQCALNRPAFFAERLYYSMKGAGTDDSTLIRIIVTRSEIDLVQIKQMFTQMYQKTLATMIASDTSGDYRRLLLAIVGQ; encoded by the exons atgtCATACCCGGGTTATCCCCCTTCTGGTGGCTACCCTGCTTTCCCTGGTTATCCG CCGACAGGACAAGAGTCTGTCTATCCGCCAGCTGGTCAGTACTCCTATCCCGCTGTTCCTGGAGGATACCCTCCGGGAGGAGCAGGGGCCTACCCTGCAGCACCACCGAGTGCTGGATATCCAGGGGCAGCAGGATATCCTGCCGCAGGGGGATACCCTGCCCCTGGGGGCTACCCTGGAACTCCCCAGGCTGGAGGAATGCCACCATATCCTGGAG CTCCTACAGGCCCTGGGTTTGGTGTGCCTCCCGCTGGCCCTGGCTTTGGTGGCTACCCGCAGCCTCCTGCCCAAAGCTATGCTGGAGGTGGACCAGCACAAATTCCAG taggaTATGCTGGTGGACAAGCACCGTCACCAATGCCTGGTCCG CCTGCAGCAATGGTTCAGTGTACCCAGGGCACAATTCAAGCTGCTCCAAACTTTGATGCTGGAAGGGATGCAGAAATTCTACGCAAAGCTATGAAAGGGTTTG GAACTGATGAGCAGGCTATCATTGATGTTGTTGCTAACCGCTCCAATGATCAGAGGCAAAAAATCAAGGCAGCTTTCAAGACTATGTATGGCAAG GATTTAATTAAAGATCTGAAGTCCGAGTTAAGTGGAAACGTGGAGGAATTGATTCTAGCGCTCTTCATGCCTAGCACCTACTACGATGCCTGGAGTTTACGTCATGCAATGAAG GGAGCAGGCACTCAGGAGAGAGTGCTGATTGAGATCCTGTGCACAAGGACAAACCAGGAAATACGAGAAATAGTGAAGTGCTATAAATCAGAATTTGGAAGGGACATCGAACAAGACATCAGAGCAGACACATCAGGACACTTTGAACGATTACTTATATCTATGTGCCAA GGTAATCGGGATGAGAATCAAACTGTGGATTATCAAAAAGCTCAAGAAGATGCTCAGCGTCTGTACCAAGCAGGTGAAGGAAGACTTGGGACTGATGAATCTTGCTTTAATATGGTTCTGGCAAGCAGAAGTTTTCCCCAGCTGAAAGCAACGGTTGAGGCATACTCCAGG ATTGCCAATCGTGATTTATTAAGCAGCATTGACCGAGAATTTTCTGGAAACGTGGAACGTGGTTTGAAGGCTATTT tGCAATGTGCTTTAAATCGCCCAGCCTTTTTTGCAGAAAGACTTTATTATTCTATGAAAGGAGCTGGCACAGACGATTCTACCCTCATCAGAATTATAGTCACTCGCAGCGAG ATTGACCTTGTGCAAATTAAACAGATGTTCACACAAATGTATCAGAAGACTTTGGCTACAATGATAGCAAGTGATACAAGCGGTGATTACAGGCGTTTGCTGCTGGCAATTGTTGGTCAATAG